One window from the genome of Thalassospira xiamenensis M-5 = DSM 17429 encodes:
- a CDS encoding TIGR02186 family protein → MHKSGAIIRTLLAVAAVLAVAAPERARSEALVVDLSNHLVAITTGFTGTDVLLFGAVQSEGDVIVTVKGPDQDMVVRRKERKVGIWVNSESATFRNVPAYYASASNRPMEIIANSQLYNDYRIGLEHQRFVTEIDDKDRNSSDYRDALLRNMRAAGLFNQRPAKISFLSNQLFRTDIHFPANTPTGTYTINVYLIRDGRIASVKTTPLVVSKTGVSAEVYDFAHRYSALYGIIAVIIAIGAGWIASVAFRKR, encoded by the coding sequence ATGCACAAATCGGGCGCGATCATCCGCACACTGCTGGCCGTTGCAGCGGTGCTGGCCGTGGCCGCGCCTGAACGCGCGCGCTCCGAAGCACTGGTAGTCGATCTTTCCAACCACCTGGTCGCCATTACCACCGGCTTTACCGGCACCGATGTTCTGTTGTTTGGTGCCGTGCAAAGCGAAGGCGATGTGATCGTGACGGTCAAGGGTCCTGATCAGGATATGGTCGTGCGGCGCAAGGAACGGAAAGTTGGCATCTGGGTCAACAGCGAAAGCGCCACATTCCGCAATGTGCCCGCCTATTATGCCAGCGCATCGAACCGGCCGATGGAAATCATCGCCAATTCCCAGCTTTACAACGATTACCGTATCGGGCTTGAACATCAACGCTTTGTCACTGAAATAGACGACAAGGATCGCAACAGCAGCGATTATCGAGATGCCCTGCTGCGCAACATGCGCGCGGCCGGCCTTTTCAACCAGCGCCCGGCCAAAATCAGCTTCCTGTCCAATCAGCTTTTCCGGACCGATATCCATTTTCCGGCCAATACCCCGACCGGTACCTACACCATCAATGTCTATCTCATCCGTGACGGACGCATTGCCAGCGTTAAAACAACGCCGCTGGTCGTATCAAAAACCGGTGTAAGCGCAGAAGTTTATGACTTCGCCCATCGTTATTCGGCACTTTATGGCATCATCGCCGTCATCATTGCGATCGGTGCCGGCTGGATCGCAAGCGTCGCCTTCCGCAAACGCTAA
- a CDS encoding universal stress protein — protein MNSFDADRELRTATTDRTFLVVVDDSDEMTKALRYACRRAQHTGGRVALLSVIQPAEFQHWMAVGDLMQEEARENAEARVNELAAYVHEQTGSMPLLFIREGRLKDELLNLLDEEEQISILVLAAGTNSDGPGPLITALTNRDVVGQLRLPLTIVPAALSEADIDALS, from the coding sequence ATGAATTCATTTGATGCCGACCGCGAACTGCGTACTGCCACCACGGATCGCACGTTCCTTGTTGTGGTCGACGATAGTGACGAAATGACCAAGGCGCTTCGCTATGCCTGTCGCCGTGCGCAGCATACCGGGGGGCGTGTCGCGCTGCTAAGCGTCATTCAACCTGCTGAATTCCAGCACTGGATGGCAGTTGGCGATCTGATGCAGGAAGAAGCGCGCGAAAACGCCGAAGCACGCGTCAACGAACTGGCCGCCTATGTCCATGAACAGACCGGCTCCATGCCGCTTCTGTTCATTCGCGAAGGACGCCTGAAAGACGAACTTCTGAATTTGCTCGACGAAGAAGAACAGATTTCCATTCTGGTTCTGGCCGCAGGCACCAACAGCGACGGCCCAGGCCCACTGATCACCGCATTGACCAACCGAGATGTGGTTGGTCAATTGCGCCTGCCATTGACCATCGTGCCAGCGGCCCTGTCAGAAGCCGATATCGACGCGCTCAGCTGA
- a CDS encoding tetratricopeptide repeat protein, translating to MSDLGEMFRFAIDLFETGQLAEAESACRKMTLAYPQAAEAMHLAGLVAMKQGNGDIAAERMGRAAIADANNAEIQHDHAQALKAVGKLREAVGAFKRAIRLCPDSPALYCNIANTYRQLDELELAHENYMLALRLAPDVAEIHANLGACQYAMGDIAGAEESCTTALRLRDDIVNALVLMGQIRLDQGRTVSASEPLLRALELQPGHQRALTAYGDALFRLGQFAGALHCLRQVLALDPQDAGARRTLALLYLRTGQGTEAIGALEALLNANPNDPELLLMMGEALSLAGRHSEAVERFGASIGAGGGDDAVFRLAVELAEEGDAASAQSVLQNAIDRKIAIGENTALFRTARRLLFAPVPADLAAQNDEVVRDLLDDTLDDDDLDLDLGQSDLIDPITLTRFPPVWRAALRPEGDAQLRAVGHYWERLVSGYDVPHVAARTRPKGGKVRLGVVSANMRDNGIGRWIAGLVRAIDRDRFDITVIRPPLGEDDITARIDAEADLVVPLPLDPLHSARVIAGLDLDVLHYADPQADAYTMLLASWRLAPLQIAGGGIAATTGLANIDCHLIAEDWETAGGETRFSEELIRLPGLFVNATRPDEITLSPGDLQRRWRIDQDRNTYLCPQPLDVLTADFDPLIAEILRLDETAELLLIAPERDSWDAAWGRRFALNYADVAGRMRFVSVHSRADLHSLLCAVDVVLESPAWNDAMLAFDCLGLGVPLVTLPGKGARSRRSHTCYRQISVFDCVAYHSADYVETALTLATDKRRRSVVSQAIRNRAHVLFGQRSSFETYMNFLEDRAA from the coding sequence TTGTCTGATCTTGGCGAGATGTTCCGGTTTGCAATCGACCTGTTTGAAACGGGTCAACTGGCGGAGGCAGAAAGCGCCTGCCGCAAGATGACGCTTGCCTATCCGCAGGCGGCAGAAGCCATGCATCTTGCCGGTCTGGTGGCGATGAAACAGGGCAATGGCGATATCGCTGCCGAACGCATGGGCCGGGCTGCAATCGCGGACGCTAATAACGCTGAAATCCAGCACGACCATGCGCAGGCGTTAAAGGCAGTCGGAAAATTGCGCGAAGCCGTTGGTGCGTTCAAGCGCGCGATTCGCCTATGCCCCGATTCCCCCGCACTTTATTGCAATATCGCCAATACCTATCGCCAGCTTGATGAACTTGAACTGGCGCATGAAAATTACATGCTGGCCCTTCGACTGGCACCCGATGTTGCCGAAATTCATGCCAATCTTGGGGCATGCCAGTATGCCATGGGGGATATCGCCGGGGCGGAGGAATCCTGCACAACCGCGCTCAGGCTGCGTGATGATATCGTCAATGCACTTGTGCTTATGGGGCAGATCCGGCTTGATCAGGGGCGAACGGTTTCGGCATCCGAACCCCTTTTGCGCGCCCTTGAATTGCAGCCGGGACATCAGCGCGCCCTGACGGCCTATGGCGATGCGCTTTTCCGACTGGGACAGTTTGCCGGGGCGCTGCATTGCCTGCGTCAGGTTCTGGCACTTGATCCGCAGGATGCCGGGGCGCGGCGGACGCTTGCACTGTTGTATTTGCGAACCGGGCAGGGGACCGAGGCGATTGGTGCGCTTGAAGCACTTTTGAATGCAAATCCCAACGATCCCGAACTTCTTTTGATGATGGGCGAGGCATTAAGCCTTGCCGGACGTCACAGCGAAGCAGTCGAGCGATTTGGGGCGTCGATTGGTGCGGGTGGTGGCGATGACGCCGTGTTCCGTCTTGCGGTCGAACTGGCGGAAGAAGGCGACGCGGCATCGGCCCAATCGGTTTTGCAGAACGCCATTGATCGCAAGATTGCGATTGGGGAAAATACGGCGTTGTTCCGAACGGCCCGCCGATTGCTGTTTGCGCCGGTCCCGGCCGATCTGGCGGCACAGAATGACGAAGTTGTTCGTGATCTTCTCGACGATACGCTTGATGACGATGATCTTGACCTTGATCTTGGCCAAAGTGACCTGATCGATCCGATTACCCTGACACGGTTCCCGCCGGTATGGCGTGCGGCCCTTCGTCCCGAAGGCGATGCACAATTGCGTGCAGTTGGTCATTATTGGGAACGGTTGGTTTCAGGTTATGACGTGCCTCATGTTGCGGCGCGAACCCGGCCAAAGGGTGGCAAGGTCCGGCTTGGCGTTGTATCGGCCAATATGCGCGATAATGGTATTGGTCGATGGATTGCGGGGCTGGTCCGGGCGATTGACCGGGACCGTTTTGATATTACGGTTATCCGCCCGCCACTGGGCGAGGATGACATTACCGCCCGCATCGACGCCGAGGCCGATCTGGTAGTGCCATTGCCGCTTGATCCGTTGCATTCGGCGCGCGTGATTGCGGGCCTTGACCTTGACGTTTTGCATTATGCTGATCCACAGGCCGATGCTTATACGATGTTGCTGGCAAGCTGGCGTCTGGCACCGTTGCAAATTGCCGGTGGCGGGATTGCCGCGACGACCGGGCTTGCAAATATTGACTGCCACCTGATTGCCGAGGATTGGGAAACCGCGGGCGGTGAAACCCGCTTTAGCGAGGAATTGATCCGTCTGCCCGGATTGTTTGTCAATGCAACACGGCCCGATGAGATCACCTTGTCGCCGGGCGATTTGCAGCGCCGCTGGCGGATTGATCAGGATCGGAATACCTATCTTTGCCCGCAGCCGCTTGATGTTCTGACGGCTGATTTTGATCCGCTGATTGCCGAAATCCTGCGTCTTGATGAAACCGCCGAACTTTTGCTGATCGCACCGGAACGCGATAGCTGGGACGCGGCATGGGGGCGGCGGTTTGCTCTTAACTATGCCGATGTCGCCGGACGCATGCGGTTTGTTTCGGTGCATAGTCGTGCAGATCTTCATTCCCTCCTATGTGCGGTGGATGTGGTTCTTGAAAGTCCGGCATGGAACGATGCGATGCTGGCGTTTGACTGCCTTGGTCTTGGTGTGCCGCTGGTGACCTTGCCGGGCAAGGGCGCACGCTCACGGCGTAGCCATACCTGCTATCGCCAGATTTCGGTTTTTGATTGCGTTGCCTATCATTCGGCGGATTACGTTGAAACCGCCCTGACACTGGCAACAGATAAAAGGCGACGTTCGGTGGTTTCACAGGCCATTCGCAATCGTGCCCATGTCCTGTTCGGGCAACGGTCGTCTTTTGAAACCTATATGAACTTCCTTGAAGATCGGGCTGCTTGA